A window of Nocardiopsis sp. Huas11 genomic DNA:
CGGGGCGATGACGTTGGCGAGCTGGGCCTGGCTGGCGGCGGTGACGCGGTCGCTGTGGCGGAGCAGGCTGATGAGCATGTTACCGACCACGACGGCGTCGGCGACGTTGTACTGGTCCTCGATGACGCGGGGCGCCACCTGCCAGTCGTCGGTGGGCTGGACCTCGGCGAGCGCCTGGTGGCGGCTGAGGTACCACACGTTCCACTCGTCGAAGGAGAGCTGGATGCGCTTGCGGTCGCGCAGCTTGGCGCCGACGGCGTCGGCCGTGGAGACCACCGACTCGATGAAGTGGTCCATGTCGGTGACGGCCCCGAGGAAGCTGGCGAGGTCGCCGTCGTGCTCCTCGTAGTAGGCGTGCAGCGAGATGTACTCGACGGCGTCGTAGGTCTCCTCCAGAACGGTGGCCTCCCACGCGCCGAAGGTGGGCATGGTCGACCCGGAGCTGCCGCACACGACCAGTTCGAGGTCGCGGTCGGCCATCTTCATGGCGCGGGCGACCTGGGCGGCCTTGCGCCCGTAGGAGCGCGCGTCCAGGTGGCCGATCTGCCAGGGCCCGTCCATCTCGTTACCCAGGCACCACATGCGGATGTCGTACGGGTCGGAGTGGCCGTTGGCCGCGCGCAGGTCGGACAGGTGGGTGCCGCCGGGGTGGTTGGCGTACTCCAGCAGGTCGAGGGCCTCCTGGAGGCCACGGGTGCCCAGGTTGACCGCCATCATCGGCTCGATGCCCTGGCGGCGGCACCAGGTCATGAACTCGTCGAGACCGAACTGGTTGGTCTCCAGGCTGTGCCAGGCCAGGTCGCGGCGGACCGGGCGCTGGTCCTTGGGTCCGATGCCGTCCTCCCAGCGGTAGCCGGAGACGAAGTTGCCGCCGGGGTAGCGCACGGTCGTCACCCCGAGTTCGCGCACCAGGGCGGCGACGTCCTGGCGCAGGCCGTCGGCGTCGGCGGTGGGGTGTCCGGGCTCGTAGATGCCGGTGTAGACGCAGCGCCCCATGTGCTCGACGAAGGAACCGAACGTGCGGCGGTGGACCGGGGCCACGGGGGTCGCGGCGTCGACGCTCAGGGAGGCGTTGATCATGAGGTCTCCAAAGAGGAAGGGTCTGCGGCCGGAGGCCGTCCGTTGAGGGTGGTGGTGGGCGACGGGTGGGCAAGTGCTGCGGCCGAAGGCCGTCGGTTGAGGGTGGTGGCGGGGGTCGGGGGGCCGGCCCGGTGGGGCCGGACCCGTGGTGGTGTCGGGCCGTCAGCCGGCGGCGGCCCGGTCGTGTCCGAGGGTGCCGGGCCGCACGGAGGGCCAGCCGTCGGCCGACCAGTGCAGGCGGCGCAGGGCCATCCGGAAGTCGAAGTCCGGCCCCAGGTCGGTGTCGTAGTAGGTGTAGGCGAGCACGTCGCCGGAGACGGACTGGCCGCCCGAACCGGTGATGGTGCCCTCGTCGGCGACGATCACGGTGCCCCCGCCCTCCAGCATGGGGACTCCGTCGGCGTCCAGGTAGGGGCCGGTGGGCTCGGTGGCCCGGCCGACGGCGATCTTGTAGTCGCTGTCGACCCGGCAGCAGTGGTCGAAGGAGACGAACAGGTAGTAGTAGCCGTCGCGCTCGACGATGTAGGGGGCCTCGATCGCGTTGGGCGGCTCCTGGCGGTCGGCCAGGTGCACGGTCTCGGCGCCCGGGAGGACGCCGCCGGTGGCCGGGTCGAGTTCGACCATGTGGATGCCGGTCCAGAAGGAGCCGAAGGTCATCCAGCGGCGGCCCTCGGCGTCGTCGACGATGCCGGGGTCGATCGCGTTGTAGGGATCTCCGTCGAAGGACTCGAACACCTCGCCCTGGTCGGTCCAGGCGTAGTCCGGGTCCTCGGGGTCGAGGGTGGCGTTGGTGGCCAGGCCGATGAGCGAGCGGTTCGAGCCGAACGTCGAGGCGGAGTAGTACAGGTAGTACGTGCCGTCGGCGTGGAAGATCTCCGGTGCCCAGAGGGTCTCCACGCCGGGGATCTCCTCGGCGATCCAGGCGGGCTTGGTGTCGAAGACGGTGTCGGTGAAGGTCCAGTGGCGGCCGTTGGGCGAGCTGCGGATCTGGATGTTGCCGTCGCCGATCTCGGCGTTGCCGGTGCCGAAGACGTACCAGTCCTCACCGCCTCCGCCCCGGAGCAGGCCCGGGTCGTGGACCCGCAGACCGCCGGCGAACGGGTGGATGTCGTCGGGCTGGTAGCCCTGGACCGGCAGTCCCGGGTTGTTGGGCGGCACGTCCCAGTCGTCCCGCGCCGCGGCGGCCGGGACGGCCAGGGTGGCGGTCAGGGCCGTGGCGGCCAGGACCGCCGCGGCCGAGGTCAGCGTGCGTCTCATGGAGGTCTCCTGAGGGGGTTCGACGTGCACGGGTCAGCCCTTGATGCCCGCTCCGGCCACACCGGTGACGATGTGCCTCTGGAAGAGCAGGAACACGACGAGCAGGGGGATGGCGCCGAGCACGGCGGAGGCCATCACCTGCGCGTACTGGATGCCGTACTGGCCGACGGCGGTGCCCAGTCCCACGGGCAGGGTCATCATCTCCGGGTCGTTGGTCACGATGAACGGCCACAGGAAGTTGTTCCAGGCGCCGATGAAGGTGAAGATACCGACCGCGGTGAGGATGGGCCGGGACAACGGGAGGATGACGCTCCACAGCACGCGCACCGGTCCGGCGCCGTCCAGGCGGGCGGCGTCCTCGTAGTCGCGCGGGATGGCGTCGAAGAACCGCTTGAGGATGAACACGAACACCGGGGCGACCACCTGGGGCAGCGCGATGCCCCAGTAGGTGTCGACCAGGCCCAGCTGGGTCATGAGCACGAACTGCGGGACGATCAGGGTCTGCGGCGGGATGAGGATGCCGCCGATGATGAGGGCGAACAGCGCGGGCCGGCCGCGGAAGTCGAACCGGGAGAACCCGTAGGCGGCCAGGACGCAGATCACCAGGGTGAGCACGGTGACGATCACCGTGGTGATGAACGAGTTCATGGTCCAGCGCAGGACGTCCCCGCGGGCGAGGACCGAGGCGTAGGCCTCGAGGGTGGCGTTCTCCGACAGCCACGTGGGCGGCATGACCGTGGTCTCGCCCTCGGGCTTGACGGAGGTGGCGAAGGCCCACAGCAGCGGGACGAGCCAGACGAGTGCGGCCAGGGCGGCGACGGTGTACAGCGCCACGGCGCCGACCGACCACCGGCGACGGCGCGGGACCGTGGGCCGGGGGGTCGTCGCGGGGCCCTGGGCGGTGCGTGCGACGGGGGGTGTGGAGGTGGCCATCGTCAGCCCTCCTTCCGGGAGAAGAGTCGGAACTGGGCGACGGAGGCGATGATGATCAGGACCATGAAGACGTAGGCCATCGACGAGGCCAGCCCGATGCGCAGCCCGACGAAGCCGGAGTCGTAGATGTACTGGATCACGGTGCGGGTGGCGAAGTTGGGGCCGCCGCTGGTCATGAGGTAGATCTGCTCGAACACGCGCAGCGAGCCGATCAGCTGCAGGACGGTGATGAGCGCGGTGGTGCGGGTCAGCATCGGCAGGGTGATCCGGCCGATGCGCTGCCAGACCCCGGCGCCGTCGATCGCGGCGGCCTCGTAGACGTCCTTGGGGATGGACTGCATGGCGGCCAGGTAGAGCAGGTAGTTGAACCCGACCTGCCACCACGCCGTGGCGATCACCACGGAGAACATCGCGGTGTCCTCGGAGAAGAGCCACTCGGGGCCCTCGATCCCGAAGCGTCCGAGC
This region includes:
- a CDS encoding carbohydrate ABC transporter permease codes for the protein MATSTPPVARTAQGPATTPRPTVPRRRRWSVGAVALYTVAALAALVWLVPLLWAFATSVKPEGETTVMPPTWLSENATLEAYASVLARGDVLRWTMNSFITTVIVTVLTLVICVLAAYGFSRFDFRGRPALFALIIGGILIPPQTLIVPQFVLMTQLGLVDTYWGIALPQVVAPVFVFILKRFFDAIPRDYEDAARLDGAGPVRVLWSVILPLSRPILTAVGIFTFIGAWNNFLWPFIVTNDPEMMTLPVGLGTAVGQYGIQYAQVMASAVLGAIPLLVVFLLFQRHIVTGVAGAGIKG
- a CDS encoding arabinan endo-1,5-alpha-L-arabinosidase is translated as MRRTLTSAAAVLAATALTATLAVPAAAARDDWDVPPNNPGLPVQGYQPDDIHPFAGGLRVHDPGLLRGGGGEDWYVFGTGNAEIGDGNIQIRSSPNGRHWTFTDTVFDTKPAWIAEEIPGVETLWAPEIFHADGTYYLYYSASTFGSNRSLIGLATNATLDPEDPDYAWTDQGEVFESFDGDPYNAIDPGIVDDAEGRRWMTFGSFWTGIHMVELDPATGGVLPGAETVHLADRQEPPNAIEAPYIVERDGYYYLFVSFDHCCRVDSDYKIAVGRATEPTGPYLDADGVPMLEGGGTVIVADEGTITGSGGQSVSGDVLAYTYYDTDLGPDFDFRMALRRLHWSADGWPSVRPGTLGHDRAAAG
- a CDS encoding alpha-N-arabinofuranosidase is translated as MINASLSVDAATPVAPVHRRTFGSFVEHMGRCVYTGIYEPGHPTADADGLRQDVAALVRELGVTTVRYPGGNFVSGYRWEDGIGPKDQRPVRRDLAWHSLETNQFGLDEFMTWCRRQGIEPMMAVNLGTRGLQEALDLLEYANHPGGTHLSDLRAANGHSDPYDIRMWCLGNEMDGPWQIGHLDARSYGRKAAQVARAMKMADRDLELVVCGSSGSTMPTFGAWEATVLEETYDAVEYISLHAYYEEHDGDLASFLGAVTDMDHFIESVVSTADAVGAKLRDRKRIQLSFDEWNVWYLSRHQALAEVQPTDDWQVAPRVIEDQYNVADAVVVGNMLISLLRHSDRVTAASQAQLANVIAPIMTEPGGPAWRQTIFHPFALTAASAAGHVLRADLDAPVQDTAKYGEVQVVDSAVTHDEETGRTAVFVVNRSVDQQVALTVDLRGLTPAEVTEALTLADDDAYAANTMDDPDRVVPQPNKSARLDGGRLTVTLPPVSWTVVTLSDQAR